Genomic DNA from Actinomycetes bacterium:
GGGACTACCCGCTCTACGGCCTCGACCCGGACGAGCAGGAGGTCGCGGACGCCGTGCGGGCCTCCGCGTCGATCCCGTTCTTCTTCGAGCCGGTGACCCTGCGGTCGCCCGGTGCCGGGCGCGCCGAGGGCAGTGTGTCGACGCTGGTCGACGGCAGCGTGCTGTCGAACTTCCCGGTCGCGGTGTTCGACCGCGCGGACGGCCGGCCGCCGAGGTGGCCGACGTTCGGGGTGCGGCTGTCGATGCGCCCGGCCGGCCGGGTCCAGACCACCCAGGTGCGCGGCACCGTCTCGCTCGCGCTGTCGCTGGTCGAGACCATGCTCGAGGCCTGCGACGCCACGCACATCGACGACCCGTGCGTCCAGGCGCGCAGCGTGTTCGTCGACACCTCCGGGGTCTCGCCGGTCGACTTCGGCATCACCGAGGAGCAGCAGGAGCAGCTGCTGCTGGCCGGGCACGAGGCGGCCGGCGCGTTCCTGAGCGACTGGGACTGGCCGGGGTACCTGGAGCGCTGCCGGGGCACCGGCGCATGACGGTCTGGCTGCCCTACGAGGCGTGGCGCAGCGATCTGGCGCTGCCGGCCGGGCTGGCGGTCGACGTCTGGGACGGCACCGCCGAGCCGCCGGCGTCGGTGGCCGACGTCCGGTTCTACGTTCTGCCCTACATGGCGGGGTCGGAGCCGGCCCGGATGATGGCCCGCATGCCGTCGCTGGAGGTGGCGCAGACCCTGACCGCCGGTGTCGACGACGTACGTCCTCAG
This window encodes:
- a CDS encoding patatin-like phospholipase family protein, whose amino-acid sequence is MTLRADLVLEGGGVKGIGLAGAVSTLARAGYSFPRVAGTSAGAVVAAFLVALQRAGEPLERLEDVARTLDYPRLRDRSGLGRAAGPLTRVVDGLSLAFDGGVFEGDYLRSWVRGALADLGVRTFGDLRLTEADDDASALPPERRYSLLVTASDVSQHRFVRLPWDYPLYGLDPDEQEVADAVRASASIPFFFEPVTLRSPGAGRAEGSVSTLVDGSVLSNFPVAVFDRADGRPPRWPTFGVRLSMRPAGRVQTTQVRGTVSLALSLVETMLEACDATHIDDPCVQARSVFVDTSGVSPVDFGITEEQQEQLLLAGHEAAGAFLSDWDWPGYLERCRGTGA